TTCCTGCTGCCAGGGCGTCTCCCAGCACGTTGATCATGGTTCGGAATCTGTCCCTGAAAGGACAGGGAATACAAAGGCTCCAGAGGTCAGTCTCTCACTCCAACCAAAAACGTTTGCTTCTGAATGCAGAAACAATTTAAGGTTTCCTTTGACATATGAATGAATTCACTTTTTAAACATAAGATGTTCTGCCGTTTCAGTCACTATTAACATGTAGTTTATGTTCTACTATGAAGATATTGAATAGGACTAATTGTTGTCAAAGTGAACTTACAGTACCCAGTCGATGGTCACAATGAGAGTGATGTCATCAGGTGGCAGACCCACTGATGTCAGCACAATCACCATGGTGACGAGGCCAGCCTGGGGGATCCCAGCAGCACCTATGCTGGCAGCTGTTGCTGTTATACTTCAAACAGAGACCAACACAATCAATTACTCAGCTAAGAAGGTGCATTACAATATTGTTCTGCCATGGTTAATATGATATGAGCTATACCCTTTAAAAAGTTACACAACCTACGTTTAGTGATTTTTCATTCAATCAAAAACAGTGACCAAATCTCATCGTGAAAAACATTACATTAATGTTGTACAGTGACATTCCCATGTAGTTGTGTGAAACAGAAGTCATATTCAGGATGTTACTTTTTGTGAAATGGTTATAATCTTGGCACCCAGAACCAAGACTGTCATGGCAGACTACACCGACCGGTTACTGCTTTTAAGTTAGGACTCAAAGTTTCACCCAGTATATGGATTGGGTAGCTTTATGAGAAAGTTTACATGAGAATTGGAGTGATTTGAAACTCCATACATACCTAATGGTGACCAGCTGGCTAAAGTCCAGCTCATAATCGTTGACCTGGGCGATAAAGATGGCCGCCACGGCCTCGTAAAGAGCTGTTCCGTCCATGTTAATGGTGGCGCCCACAGGCAGCACGAAGCGAGCTATCTGCCGATCCACATTGCAGTTCTCCAGCAAGCACTTCATAGTAATGGGCAGAGTGGCAGaacttaagagagagagagagttgagttaaGGGACTTTTACCATTCTCACTGATATCCTCTGGATATATTGTTTGTTTTCCTCAATTTGGAATAGTTTAGTTTACACTACTTAATTACAACAATCAGCTGTCATGCTTTTGTTTTGTACATTTAGGCTATTATTCTCTTAATACATTATTATTCTCTTAATACATTTCTGTGCTTGACTGTTCGCCTCTAAACACCATAATGTGGATCAATAGCAACATGATGCAGAAGCATTTGAGTAAGTTTTAACAGTTTCAAAGAAAGTGTTTGAAACTGGAGATGATCAATCAAACATTACAATGTTTTATAAGGAACCTTTTTCATGCATTCAGCTCAACCCTCTGTGACAGTGTTCTTCACAcctggtcctggagggccacAGTGTTTGCAAGCTTTTGTCccaacccagcactaacacacctgaatcAAATGAATCAGGTGTTATATGACTCAGCTGAATGGGGGGAGGTCACTTTAATTTCAAATCAGGGGGTGAACTGAAATTCGATTCACAAATTGAAAAAAGTCCATTTCCGATTCAACATGAGTTTAATGTCAATTCACTTCCTGCTGAACTGACTGAATTAAGAAAGGAATAGAACTCAACCCAGGTTGTTGGTTGCACACTGCAGCCCTGCACACTGCAGCCCTCCAGGACAGTGAAAAAGATCATTGTTTAATGAGAAAATAGGACACAGACAGACCTTGAGGAGGTGGCCAGTGCTATGACCAAGGCTTGAAGCAGGCCTCTGATGAAAGTGAAAGGGTTTTTCCGAGTCAGGATGAGgtagaagaaggggaggaggatgaggccGTGGACAAAAAGCCCGGctagaacagtgatggtgtaCCAGCCCAGCTTCTTCCCAAGAGTAGATGGGTCCTGCATGTCCAGGATTTTTCCAGCTACGAGGAATATGATCCCAAATGGAAAATACCTGTCCGGAAATTAATAAAGGAAGAACTGTGTTTCACTGTTGTTCAAGAAACACCTCCAAAGACTTTCTATACAacctacatgtaactgccaaaataaaggaaacaccaacataaagtgtcttaatagggcgttgggccaccatgagccagaatAGCTTCAATACACCTTAGCATAGATTCTATTGGACGGATGTAaaaccattcttccacaagaaattccatcatttggtgttttgttgatggtggtggaaaaggaTATCTCAGGCGATATTAAAGAATCTCCCATAAGGGTTCAATTGGGTTAAGAGCTGGTGACGGAggtggccatggcatatggttaatATCGTTTaaatgctcatcaaaccattcagtgaccactcctGGCCTGGGGATGGGGGCACTGTCATCCTATGGGGTCATAGCCATGATAGACAATAGTGGTCTGCCCATCATTTTTATACCTTTTATACACCCTAAGCATGAAGGgatgcttaattaactcagaaaccacacctgtgtggaagcacctgctttcaatatactttgtatccctcatttacacactttaagtgtttccattattttggcagttacctataggTCAAATGTGTTTTTCCTAATGCGCAGTTTCCACCCAgtaaaacagaataaaaataaataaattgtaattTATATCATGCTATGTATTGTGAAAACTGTactcacaaaaaaaagaaaaaaaagaaagattgaCCCCAAAGATTGACCCCGaagattgtcatttttttctagtcactataatgggggatcctgtttcctgcaaacaatgcctgcagtaccgcggtCGGCCTTGAACCgctgtggcttcaatgagagggggcagtcattCTTCCCTGGTGGTGCCAGAGGTCCCTGGGATAAGTCACTGTTGACCCTGAGCACAGGGTGAGCTACTCCTGCTTGACTAATCCTTGGCATGTGCAGTTCGCTGCTGGGTGGAACGAAGCAAGATAGTCGCTTGACTTCTCCACCACAGTTTGAccacaagacaatgaccccattCTCACCACATGCCCGTGTACAGGTCGTAACCTCAGAAAGTCACACTGAATGGACATCACATCCACAAACCTGGTGTTGCCATTCTCTAAACCACTGAGCCAGTGGAACCATGATAATGGAAACTATTTACAAAGCTCGTCCCCCACTTACCAAACAGCAGTATTGATGATTTTCATGACACATTCGTTGATACACTGACATAAGTTAACTAGTGGTGCTCCTCTCTCGCCTATTTTCCCCAGTAACAGCCCTAAAGAAGCAAAATGAAAATTATTTAGATAGAGATGGATACACATagagttgaagacggaagtttacatacacttaggttggagtcattaaaactagttgttcaaccactccacaaatttcttgttaacaaactatcgttttggcaagtcggttaggacatctactttgtgcatgacacaagtcattttcccaacaattctttacagacagattattccacttgtaattcactgtatcacaattccagtgggtcagaagtttacatacactaagttgactgtgcctttaaacaacttgtaaaattccagaaaataatgtcatggctttagaagcttctgataggctaattgacataatttgagtcaattggaggtgtacctgtggatgtatttcaaggcctaccttaaaactcagtgcatctttgcttcatgggaaaatcaaaagaaatcagccaagacctcagaaatgttttttgtagacctccacaagtctggttcatccttgggagcaatttccaaacgcctgaaggtaccacgttcatctgtacaaacaatagtacgcaagtataaacaccatgggaccacgcagccatcataccgcacaggaaggagacgcgttctgtctcctagagatgaacgtactttggtgcgaaaagtgcaaatcaatcccaggacaacagcaaaggaccttgtgaagatgctggaggaaacaggtacaaaagtatctatatccacagtaaaactatatcgacataacctgaaaggccactcagcaaggaagaagccactgctccaaaaccgccataaaaaagccagactacggtttgcaactgcacatggggacaaagatcgtacttttaggaaaaatgtccactggtctgatgaaacaaaatcagaactgtttggccataatcaccatcgttatgtttggaggaaaaagggggaggcttgcaagctgaagagcaccatcccaaccatgatgcacgggggtggtagcatcatgttgtgggggtgcattgctctaggagggactggtgcacttcacaaaataggtggcatcatgaggaagtaaaattatgtggatatattgaagcaacatctcaagacatcagtcaggaagttaaagcttggtcYcaaatgggtcttccaaatggacaatgacctcaagcatacttccaaagttgcggcaaaatggcttaaggacaacaaagtcaaggtactggagtggccatcacaaagccctgatctcaatcctatagaaaatttgtgggcaaaactgaaaaagcgtgtgcgagcaaggaagcctaaaaacctgactcagttacaccagctctgtcaggaggaatgggccaaaattcacccaatttattgtgggaagcttgtggaaggctacccaaaacgtttgacccaagttaaacaatttaaaggcaatgctaccaaatactaattgagtgcatgtaaacttctgacccactgggaatgtgatgaatgaaataaaagctgaaataaatcattctatctactattattctgacattttcacattcttaaaataaagtgggaatcctaactgtcctaagacaggaaatttttactaggattaaatgtcaggaattgtgaaaaactgagtttaaatgtatttggctaaggtgtatgtaaccttctgacttcaactgtagcattgatacagaaaagaagaaagatttaaaaaaaaatagaggaTAAACTGTTTTTACCCATGGTGGCAGAGAAGATGACGATTCCCAGCACGTTCATCTGTTGGCTGCTGCCAGCTCTGGTCTTGTATTGAATCTCAGGGGGTGGAGTGAGCTCCAGGAACACCGTCCGACCAGTGGGGTCACTATCGTCAGGCATGATGTACACAAAGTTGGGCTGCACTGTGACCCTGGGGACTTTCAGGATGTGGACCAGATCTGTTTTGTACTGGATCAATAAGAACATTGCAGATGAGGAAGGTGATTTAAAGTACAATACCCATGAGCTGTAGGGATTTGTCTTGACTTGTTAATCACTACCAATGAATGGTCTTCTATGTCTGGCATATTATTAAATAAACAATGGTACCAGATCtatagaaagtattcataccccttgacgtgttgcacattttcttgtgttacagcttgaattcaaaatggattaaataaataaaaaatctcacctatctacacacaataccccataacaaagtgaaaacctgtttttagaaatgtttgcaaatttattgaaaattaaatacagaaatatctaatttacataagtattcacacccccacATGTTAGATGTGttatcacctttggcagcgattacagctgtgagtctttaagaggtaagtctctaagagctttgcacacctaaattgtacaatatttgcacattattcttaaaaaaattattcaagctctgtcaagttggttgttgatcattgctagactgacattttcaagtcttgccttggtctttcaagccgatttaagtccaaactgaaactaggccactcaagaacattcaatgacgtcttggtaagcaactccagtgtatatttggccttgtaatttaggttattgtcctgctgaaaggtgaatttgtctaccagtgtctgtttgaaagcagactgaaaaagCTTTTCCTCAAGAATTTTGCCTGCGCTTATCTCTATTCggtttatttttatattaaaaatctccctagtccttgccgattacaagcatatccataacatgatgcagccaccaccatgcttgaaaatatgaagagtggcactcagtgatgtgttggatttgcccaaaatataacactttgtatttaggatataaagttaatttctttcccacattttttgcagttttactttagtgccttattacaaacaggatgcatgttttggaatatttgttattctgtggaggcttccttcttttccctctgtcatttaggttactattgtggagtaactacaatgttgttgatccatcctcagttttctcctatcacagccattaaaagtttccttcctttctggcaactgagttaggaaaaacgcctgtatctttgtagtgactgggtgtattgatacaccatccaaagtgtaattaataacttcaacatactcaaagtgatattcaatgtctgctttttattttatttttacccatctacctatAGGTGCCTTtcattgcgaggcattggaaaatctcccttgcctttgtagttgaatctgtgtttgaaattcactgctcaactgagggaccttacagatcattttatgtttggggtacagcgatgaggtaATCATCCAAAAACAGTTAGCGTACAATTTCCACGGCCCCGCGGAAACCTAATTctaaaatccccatcaaaatccgtctgttTAAGCTATCGATATATGGCATGGGCTCAATCCATCGCATCTGCCGATATCGCCCTTCCGCATCtacggtgaaaggtggcagagctagagcggtgtttgtcagaccatgagacccCCGAAAAGCAGTCTTCTCACGAAtagtctgtagcgtccgaactgtTTGGCCTACAAATTCTCACGAACGCTTTGgtgggtgttctctgttttgctctacgacccccacaagcgtcacgggactcatctgaagttggtacagcctCTCCTGCCAACTTCTGTGTGCAGCGTAcgaacagtttgggctatacACTAACacactctgtggaaaggtgagactctcacaaacatgtacATGTCGGGTTTTATTGCTCTATTAAGTGAGTTGTTAAGCAAATCTTTCCTCCtgaacttattattattattaggattgccataacaaaggggttgaatagttattgactaaagacatttcagcttttcatttttaatgaatttgtaaaaatgtctaaaaaacataattccactttgacattatgggatatggtgacacaaaatcttaatttaatatatttaaaattcaggctgtagcacaacaaaatgtggaaaaagtcaaggggtgtgaatactttctgaagtcactctATATGTGTCATACTGTACATTAGCATTGGTCTGGTGTTACCTGTTGAAATGTCGCCTCAATAAGATTGGAAGGAACCATATTCCTGTAAAAAGATAATGTTATGATTTAGCTTAGCATGTTGATATGTTGGTGCATACAGTAAGGGTAAAACGCATGGCCATTCATTCCTGATCAGTATCTGTAAGGTCAAGTGTAATTATTACCGTATAAGAGGGAATCATAATAATTCCAACTTGATAAGTATGATCATGAATAACATGCTTTTTCAACcttttgaatcaaatcaaatcaaagtttatttgtcacgtgcgccgaatacaacagaccttacagtgaaatgcaaataaaggtgttaggtgaacaataggtaagtaaagaaataaaacaacagtaaaaagacaggctatatacagtagcgaggctataaaagtagcgaggctattgtCACAGTAATTTGTGAGCCATTTGTAATTTGTGAGCCATGCAAAGGAAAGTGGTCCCCTGCAGTCTAATCATTGATGTGTATTCCACAGAATGTATATAAGTGATGAATATACCTTTTGATGTATGTCTGCATAAAGTGCAGCTTTTtgacaatacaaaacatattttatgaaTTGAAGTATTTTAAGGTTTAAAGTATTTGCATGGGCCAAACAATTACTATGCCTCTGCAAAGAAATGAAGAACTTGTGAAGTGTCTTCGTTTTACATCAGTGAACACAGTAGAGGCAATTTGTCCCCTACGTTATCAGTTTTTACTCTGGCTCTCCTCTATTCCTCTTTTTACTCTGCAGTGTCAGAGGTTGAATTAATAAGTGGATGAAGAGGGCAGACGACTCCTGTGAGGGCCCTTAAAAGAGGGAAGTACTTTCAGACAGGCACGAGCCAGAAGCCCTCCTGACGTGTGCCGGTCAAGCAATCCTCCACGAAGATAATTTGTATCCCCACTGTTCATGACTGGGTTCATCTGTAAATCATCCCTTTTGGACTACTATAAAAACTTTCATCACCCCTGTCATTTAACTGGATTAactggacaaattcacttatatgtgtattaaattagtcaaaagtttagtatttggtctcatAATCCTAGCATGCactgactacatcaagcttgtgactctaccaactcggatgcatttgctgtttgttatgattgtgtttcagatcattttgttCCCAATAGAAATGACGggtatttatgcctctaacttttgcactcatcattattcatgaatcatggtagcatccacattaatgtagaagtgtttagaaacatattatattattatttacaataaaagtgatgccaaaatgacacaatacattatttacaattaatttctattgggcacaaaataatctgaaacacaaccaaaacaaatggcAAATGCATctaacaaatttgtagagtcacaagcttgatgtagtcattgcgtgctatgaatatgggaccaaatacttacgTTTTTACTactctgatatacagtatatgtaagtgaatttgtcccaatacttttggtacagtgaaatggtggGGActatgtaatttctaaacggtttacccgatatggatgaaaatacgcTGAAATTAAAACTGACAGTCTCCACTTTAACCTTGTAGTCATTATATCACTTCAAATCCAGAATGCTGGAGTAcggagccaaaacaacaacaacacaattgtCACTGTCTCAATACAGTGGAGCTCACTGTAGAAACTGGCAGTCTGGTTGTGGGTGCTAGATTTGCCGCCAGCACTGAATGGGGCCATGCCACAGGACTGTCGGTTTCTAAATCTAGTCTCAACTCCCTTCATCCAAGACACACTGCTGTAACAAATCCAATTTACACCTGAAAGCACCTTTTGGAAATCAATATCTGGAGTCTGTgactgaggagtgccttccatctggccactctaccataaaggggaCGATGTTTGGGGGTGAGGGTGCTGTGATTTTTTGCCCGCGCTACATAGGGCTACATTGGTCCGCTAatgcaggactagtaaaggcctagtgcactactttagagaaAAAATTCAatgttcaaaaatatatatttttgtattaatacaaataatatattcaaatttttcagggggtgctgcagcaccttccGCACCCCTACTTTCGGGGGCTATGTCTGCAATTGATTGAATACTGTCTTAGGTTTTGCTGAAGGGGTCTGAAGATATTGGTTGTTCCTAgactgtatgtattgtatattgtttGTCCCTAGACtgaagatatacagtgcattcggaaagtattcagaccccttgacctttcccacattttgttacgttacagccttattctaaaattgattaaattgtttgtttttcttcatcaatctacatacaatactccataatgaggaagcaaaaacaggttttcagaactgtttgcaaatgtataaaataaaataaacggaaatatcacatttacataagtaaacgctacaagcttggcacacctgtatttggggagtttctcccattcttctctgcagatcctctctagctcgATCAGGTTGgaggggagctttgctgcacacctattttcaggtctctccagagatgttagatcgggatcaaatctgggctctggctgggccactcaaagacattcagagacttgtctcgaagccactcgtgcgtggtcttggctgtgtgcttagggttgttgtcctgttagaaggtgaaccttcactctaatctgaggtcctgtgcgctctggatctctctgtactttgctccgtccatctttccctcgatcctgactagtctaccagtccctgccgctgaaaaacatacccacagcatgattctgccaccaccacgcttcacagtagggatggtgccaggcttcctccaggtgtggcacttggcattcaggccaaatagttcaatcttggtttcattagaccagagaatattgtttctcatggtctgagagtcctttaggtgccttttggcaaactccaagtgggttgtcatgtgccttttactgaggagagtcttccatctggccactataccctaaacgcctgattggtggagcgctgcagagatggttgtccttctggaaggttctcccatctccacagaggaactctggagctctgtcagaatgaccatcgggttcttggtcacctccctgaccaaggcccttctcccccgattgctcagtttggccagctctaggaagagtcttggtggttccaaacttcttccatctaggaatgatggaggcactgtgttcttggggaccttcaatgcggcagaaatgttttggtacccttccccagatctgtgccttgacacaatcctgtctcggagctctacggacaattccttcaacctcatggcatggtttttgctctgacatgcactgccaatagtgggaccttatata
This window of the Salvelinus sp. IW2-2015 linkage group LG16, ASM291031v2, whole genome shotgun sequence genome carries:
- the LOC111975339 gene encoding excitatory amino acid transporter 5 isoform X2 gives rise to the protein MSGLSSMESKACCRVGVLTVTYYLWTTFIAVVVGILLVIIIKPGVGTEMDSNRLGGGPVMTSADALLDLIRNMVPSNLIEATFQQYKTDLVHILKVPRVTVQPNFVYIMPDDSDPTGRTVFLELTPPPEIQYKTRAGSSQQMNVLGIVIFSATMGLLLGKIGERGAPLVNLCQCINECVMKIINTAVWYFPFGIIFLVAGKILDMQDPSTLGKKLGWYTITVLAGLFVHGLILLPFFYLILTRKNPFTFIRGLLQALVIALATSSSSATLPITMKCLLENCNVDRQIARFVLPVGATINMDGTALYEAVAAIFIAQVNDYELDFSQLVTISITATAASIGAAGIPQAGLVTMVIVLTSVGLPPDDITLIVTIDWVLDRFRTMINVLGDALAAGIIGHLCRKDFPRRPTGKSQPSYGTHNSHNMQNGVPMTELPLHKQDCCYDVMGDTVNERPTIYYNICQV
- the LOC111975339 gene encoding excitatory amino acid transporter 5 isoform X1; protein product: MEELLLPTDGEETRYNNSSYSPRGDSGGKPMYDRVKTFLHGTFVVDLKQWLRRYLKLNGLLTLSVFAVLAGCLLGFMLRGSHLSTQAKIYFSFPGELLMRVLKMLILPLITSSLMSGLSSMESKACCRVGVLTVTYYLWTTFIAVVVGILLVIIIKPGVGTEMDSNRLGGGPVMTSADALLDLIRNMVPSNLIEATFQQYKTDLVHILKVPRVTVQPNFVYIMPDDSDPTGRTVFLELTPPPEIQYKTRAGSSQQMNVLGIVIFSATMGLLLGKIGERGAPLVNLCQCINECVMKIINTAVWYFPFGIIFLVAGKILDMQDPSTLGKKLGWYTITVLAGLFVHGLILLPFFYLILTRKNPFTFIRGLLQALVIALATSSSSATLPITMKCLLENCNVDRQIARFVLPVGATINMDGTALYEAVAAIFIAQVNDYELDFSQLVTISITATAASIGAAGIPQAGLVTMVIVLTSVGLPPDDITLIVTIDWVLDRFRTMINVLGDALAAGIIGHLCRKDFPRRPTGKSQPSYGTHNSHNMQNGVPMTELPLHKQDCCYDVMGDTVNERPTIYYNICQV